Proteins encoded within one genomic window of uncultured Desulfobacter sp.:
- a CDS encoding SO_0444 family Cu/Zn efflux transporter yields MATIKNIIFEIWHVYLDVSVFMLFGFLVAALLYVFFKTDRIKKYLGKGRVKPVLRAALFGIPIPLCSCGVIPVATGLKKQGANDGAALAFMIATPESGVDSIAVSWAMLDPVMTVMRPIAGFITAISTGIAENIFRSREPKKPAVTPEPFLAQPSDYSHTCNGSERTCANASGQTDQEQPLSKRLAQGMEFAFGELLTDIAKPFAIGVFIAGIITFFFPSGISTWSQNNPLLSMLLMLVAGIPMYVCATSSTPIAAALILKGLNPGAALVFLLAGPATNAATMGVVKNIFGIRALAIYLGMISICALAMGALLDMTYRVLAIQPSVVMGTAAEMVPYSVELTAAIILAALLARSLLKKQDCHCHDHDHDHMHSGKAPMELK; encoded by the coding sequence ATGGCTACAATAAAAAACATCATTTTTGAAATATGGCATGTTTACCTGGATGTATCGGTATTCATGCTTTTTGGCTTTTTAGTGGCAGCGCTGCTCTATGTATTTTTCAAAACGGACCGGATCAAAAAATATTTAGGCAAAGGCCGTGTGAAACCGGTGCTTCGCGCAGCCCTTTTCGGCATCCCTATTCCCTTGTGCAGCTGTGGGGTGATCCCAGTGGCCACAGGCTTAAAAAAACAGGGGGCCAATGATGGTGCCGCCCTGGCATTCATGATTGCCACCCCGGAATCCGGTGTGGACTCTATTGCCGTATCCTGGGCCATGCTTGATCCGGTAATGACTGTCATGCGCCCCATTGCAGGGTTTATCACAGCCATATCCACGGGCATTGCCGAAAACATATTCCGCAGTCGGGAGCCAAAAAAGCCGGCCGTAACACCAGAACCTTTTCTTGCACAGCCCTCTGATTATTCCCACACTTGTAACGGCAGTGAAAGAACATGCGCGAATGCATCCGGCCAGACAGACCAGGAACAGCCCCTTTCAAAACGCCTGGCACAGGGGATGGAATTTGCCTTTGGCGAACTTCTCACAGACATTGCCAAACCCTTTGCCATTGGTGTGTTTATTGCCGGTATCATTACATTCTTTTTTCCTTCCGGAATCAGCACATGGTCCCAAAATAATCCATTACTCTCCATGCTGCTCATGCTGGTTGCCGGTATTCCCATGTATGTGTGTGCCACGTCATCAACCCCCATTGCCGCAGCCCTAATCCTTAAAGGACTGAATCCGGGTGCCGCCCTGGTATTTCTCCTGGCAGGACCGGCTACCAATGCCGCCACCATGGGAGTGGTGAAAAACATCTTCGGCATACGGGCCCTGGCGATCTATCTGGGTATGATATCCATATGCGCCCTGGCAATGGGTGCCCTTCTTGACATGACCTACAGGGTGTTGGCCATTCAGCCCTCCGTGGTCATGGGGACAGCAGCGGAGATGGTTCCCTACAGCGTTGAACTGACCGCCGCGATTATTTTAGCAGCGCTTTTGGCACGAAGCCTGTTGAAAAAACAAGACTGCCATTGCCATGACCACGATCACGATCACATGCACAGTGGGAAAGCGCCTATGGAACTAAAATAA
- a CDS encoding TIGR01777 family oxidoreductase: MKTVLITGASGFVGQALARKYIDAGWQVNGLGTSLNHPMADTYDNFSWTSADTSQPGAWQDLVAQSDVIVNLAGRNIFKPWTKAYKKAIYDSRIKTTKHLVDAMPGAFDGQLINASAAGFYGDRGDTSLTETESSGTGFLAQVCRDWEAQAQKAASKGATVAVMRFGVVLGSDGGALDVMSQAFRMFVGGPLGTGNQWFPWIHLDDLIRGIFFLVEHKAQGLYNFTGPVPIRQKEFAKELGRALHRPAFMPAPAFFIRLFMGQLGDSFLCSQKALPAALETAGFRFEYHTVGGALAQIYNS, translated from the coding sequence ATGAAAACCGTTTTAATTACCGGTGCATCCGGTTTTGTGGGACAGGCCCTTGCGCGAAAATATATAGATGCCGGTTGGCAGGTGAATGGACTTGGCACTTCGTTGAACCATCCCATGGCGGATACCTATGATAATTTTTCCTGGACCAGTGCGGATACGTCTCAGCCGGGGGCGTGGCAGGATCTTGTGGCTCAGTCGGATGTCATTGTCAACCTGGCGGGCAGGAACATTTTTAAACCTTGGACTAAGGCGTATAAAAAAGCCATTTATGATTCCAGGATTAAAACCACCAAACATCTGGTGGACGCCATGCCGGGCGCCTTTGACGGACAGTTGATCAATGCCTCTGCGGCAGGGTTCTACGGTGATAGGGGTGATACATCTTTGACTGAGACAGAATCGTCCGGCACCGGATTTTTGGCCCAGGTGTGCCGGGACTGGGAAGCCCAGGCCCAAAAAGCGGCATCAAAAGGCGCGACCGTAGCGGTGATGAGATTCGGGGTGGTGCTTGGCTCGGATGGCGGCGCACTCGACGTGATGTCCCAGGCTTTCAGGATGTTTGTGGGCGGGCCTTTGGGGACCGGGAATCAGTGGTTCCCATGGATTCATTTGGATGATTTGATCCGGGGGATTTTCTTTTTAGTGGAACATAAAGCCCAGGGTCTATACAATTTCACTGGGCCGGTCCCCATTCGACAAAAAGAGTTTGCCAAGGAACTGGGCCGGGCATTGCACCGCCCGGCGTTCATGCCGGCGCCGGCGTTTTTTATCAGGCTGTTTATGGGGCAGCTTGGGGATTCATTTCTCTGTAGCCAGAAGGCGCTTCCTGCTGCACTGGAAACAGCCGGATTCAGGTTTGAATACCACACAGTAGGTGGTGCGTTGGCACAGATTTATAATTCGTAA
- a CDS encoding adenosine-specific kinase, whose translation MELISVTIENPEELNFILGHSHFIKTVEDIHEAIVCTVPNAKFGVAFCEASGECLIRHSGTDEDMLELAKKNAQALSAGHTFIIFMKEMFPINIVNTIQAVPEVVRIHCATANPTQVIMAQTDQGRGILGVVDGFSSKGVETQDDIQKRKDFLRMIGYKL comes from the coding sequence ATGGAATTAATCAGCGTAACCATAGAAAATCCCGAAGAGCTCAACTTTATCCTGGGTCATTCCCATTTCATCAAAACCGTTGAAGATATCCATGAGGCCATTGTCTGCACCGTACCCAACGCTAAATTCGGTGTAGCGTTCTGCGAAGCTTCCGGGGAGTGCCTGATCCGCCATTCCGGCACGGATGAAGATATGCTGGAACTTGCAAAAAAGAACGCCCAGGCCCTGTCAGCGGGCCATACCTTTATCATTTTTATGAAAGAGATGTTCCCCATCAACATCGTCAACACCATCCAGGCCGTTCCTGAGGTAGTACGCATCCATTGCGCCACAGCCAACCCCACCCAAGTGATCATGGCCCAGACCGACCAGGGTAGAGGTATCCTCGGTGTTGTGGACGGTTTTTCCTCCAAAGGCGTTGAAACACAGGACGACATCCAAAAACGCAAAGATTTCCTTCGGATGATCGGTTACAAGTTGTAA
- a CDS encoding rubredoxin-like domain-containing protein: MKKWQCSVCKYVHTGEEPPEKCPVCGVSSDKFVLLEEDPDTTESDTVTEESKTEDSQETASAPSDTETPGAAIFEKFGPAAPHMEKAAQMMVKHHAHPMSVHLPNGVIPIVAILVILAWFSGSHLLLQAAFINLIFVLISLPVVGLTGVLEWQRKYNQAQTKIFKIKIAAASTAAVCCLISIIWYLVNPEVLGSSGSWLFVIINVLMLAGAGVAGHIGGKLVFKE; encoded by the coding sequence ATGAAAAAATGGCAATGTTCTGTGTGCAAATACGTTCATACAGGAGAAGAACCCCCTGAAAAATGTCCAGTGTGCGGTGTCTCCTCAGATAAATTTGTGCTTCTTGAAGAAGATCCTGATACAACCGAATCTGATACTGTGACCGAAGAAAGCAAAACCGAGGATTCCCAGGAAACTGCGTCTGCACCAAGTGATACCGAAACACCGGGCGCAGCGATTTTTGAAAAATTTGGACCGGCGGCACCTCATATGGAAAAAGCGGCTCAGATGATGGTGAAGCACCATGCCCATCCAATGTCCGTTCACCTGCCCAACGGGGTCATCCCAATCGTTGCAATCCTGGTCATTCTTGCCTGGTTTTCCGGTTCACACCTACTTTTACAGGCCGCTTTTATCAATCTGATATTTGTGCTTATTTCCCTGCCTGTAGTTGGATTGACAGGGGTTCTTGAGTGGCAGAGAAAATACAATCAGGCGCAAACCAAGATATTTAAAATAAAAATCGCCGCTGCATCGACTGCTGCGGTCTGCTGCCTTATTTCAATTATCTGGTACCTGGTAAACCCGGAGGTATTGGGATCATCCGGTTCCTGGCTATTTGTAATAATTAACGTACTGATGCTTGCCGGAGCCGGCGTAGCCGGACACATCGGTGGGAAACTCGTTTTTAAGGAATAG
- a CDS encoding FAD-dependent oxidoreductase gives MEHVDTIIIGAGLSGIACAAHLMRQNRSVLVLEARSRIGGRILCPNHQTFFADLGPSWFWPMVNPEVAALVQNLGLKSYPQFEQGLALFETKAGDVQTVSGCPMEPPAFRLEGGMMALIKGLLAQINRQAIRLNHPVCEIQRQDNGCRVKVGHLDQPPRCELTASNVILALPPRLAARSILFTPDLSHTLAQAMLKASTWMAGHAKFFALYNKAAWRNMGLSGQAFSQRGPLGEIHDGSATGDHPYGLTGFAGIPALRRKDKNTMSRAILAQLVQLFGPDAAQPLELYYKDWALESYTATEYDKKSCHDHPEFYPPGGKTSIWNNTLHFAGSETAGQFGGYLEGALVSARRAVAAVSHN, from the coding sequence ATGGAACACGTTGATACAATAATTATTGGGGCAGGATTAAGCGGTATTGCCTGTGCAGCCCACCTTATGAGGCAAAACAGGTCCGTTCTTGTTCTGGAAGCCAGATCCAGAATCGGGGGTAGAATTTTATGTCCAAACCATCAAACTTTTTTTGCCGACTTGGGGCCGTCCTGGTTCTGGCCCATGGTCAATCCGGAAGTAGCCGCCCTGGTACAGAATCTGGGATTAAAAAGCTATCCCCAGTTTGAACAGGGTCTTGCCTTGTTTGAAACCAAAGCAGGCGATGTCCAGACCGTGTCCGGCTGCCCCATGGAACCGCCGGCCTTCCGCCTTGAAGGCGGCATGATGGCCCTTATCAAAGGTCTGTTGGCACAAATCAATCGACAGGCCATCCGCCTGAATCACCCGGTTTGTGAGATCCAGCGCCAGGACAATGGGTGCAGGGTAAAGGTGGGGCATCTTGACCAGCCGCCTCGTTGTGAACTCACCGCATCCAACGTCATTCTTGCCCTGCCGCCCCGACTTGCGGCCCGGTCCATTTTATTTACACCGGACCTTTCCCATACCCTGGCCCAGGCCATGCTTAAAGCATCCACCTGGATGGCTGGGCATGCCAAATTCTTTGCCCTGTATAATAAGGCAGCCTGGCGAAACATGGGACTTTCCGGGCAGGCATTCAGCCAACGCGGCCCCCTCGGGGAGATCCATGACGGGTCTGCTACTGGTGACCACCCCTATGGTTTGACAGGCTTTGCCGGCATTCCAGCCCTGAGAAGGAAGGACAAAAACACCATGTCACGGGCCATTCTTGCCCAGCTTGTGCAGCTGTTCGGGCCTGATGCGGCACAACCATTGGAACTGTATTACAAGGACTGGGCTTTAGAATCGTATACGGCCACGGAATACGACAAAAAATCCTGTCACGACCATCCTGAATTCTATCCGCCAGGCGGGAAAACAAGCATCTGGAACAACACACTGCACTTTGCAGGCAGTGAAACTGCGGGCCAATTCGGCGGCTACCTTGAAGGGGCGCTGGTAAGCGCCCGACGGGCTGTAGCTGCAGTGTCACACAATTAA
- a CDS encoding DsrE family protein — MCNFLFVLSKDNNESATRCFQFAKIAHSKGHHVDMFFIDSGVMWANKDRDLSIKTDTGDCPADYLPYLVENEVTTGICTPCAKNRGLDESAFFTNMQLDGGPHLIDMAAEAKVFNF, encoded by the coding sequence ATGTGTAATTTTTTGTTTGTTCTCAGCAAGGATAATAATGAGTCTGCCACAAGATGTTTCCAGTTTGCAAAGATCGCGCACTCAAAAGGGCATCATGTGGATATGTTTTTCATTGACAGCGGTGTGATGTGGGCCAACAAGGACAGGGATCTGAGCATTAAAACAGATACGGGGGACTGCCCGGCCGATTATCTTCCCTATCTGGTGGAAAATGAAGTCACTACAGGTATCTGCACCCCGTGCGCGAAAAACCGCGGTCTGGATGAATCCGCTTTTTTTACCAATATGCAACTGGACGGTGGTCCCCATCTCATTGATATGGCTGCAGAGGCAAAGGTATTTAACTTCTAA
- a CDS encoding YbjQ family protein, with protein MTNTEEIPGKKTTAFHGVVSGSTVRAKHLGRDLMASLKNIFGGELKGYTELLQESREQAIERMLSQAEQMGANAVVNVRFSTSSVAAGAAELYVYGTAVTVE; from the coding sequence ATGACAAACACTGAAGAAATCCCAGGTAAAAAAACAACTGCATTTCATGGTGTGGTTTCAGGAAGTACGGTGCGGGCCAAACATTTGGGCCGGGACCTGATGGCCTCTTTAAAGAACATTTTCGGCGGCGAGCTTAAGGGGTACACCGAGCTTTTGCAGGAATCCCGGGAACAAGCCATTGAGCGTATGCTTTCCCAGGCCGAGCAGATGGGAGCCAATGCCGTTGTCAATGTCCGGTTTTCAACCTCTTCCGTAGCAGCAGGGGCAGCGGAACTTTACGTTTACGGTACAGCCGTTACAGTGGAGTAA
- a CDS encoding N-acyl homoserine lactonase family protein has translation MTYTIHPVAMGTKVFDKSMMTYQYGQGETYTIPIFCWIIKGGDKNILVDTGEMTPIQSEQREQAINGKIYTFEQGLEKHGLTPEDIDIVIHTHLHNDHCENDYKCENAIFYVHEQELESIHNPHPLDYRYLEDYIEDVEENGQIKIVKEDTAIVDGITVKHTPVHTKGGLTVFIDTPKGKAAITGFCIIEENYNPPPEIKGMEMDVIPPGTHVDAYLAYDIMVQVKKEADILIPLHEPRFACGDAIGV, from the coding sequence ATGACCTATACCATCCACCCCGTTGCCATGGGGACAAAAGTATTTGACAAGAGTATGATGACCTACCAGTATGGCCAAGGCGAAACCTATACCATCCCCATTTTCTGCTGGATAATCAAGGGCGGGGACAAAAATATCCTCGTGGACACCGGCGAAATGACCCCCATTCAGTCTGAACAAAGAGAACAAGCCATTAACGGAAAAATTTATACCTTTGAACAAGGATTGGAAAAACACGGGCTTACACCCGAAGACATTGACATTGTCATCCATACCCATCTGCACAATGATCATTGCGAAAACGACTATAAGTGTGAAAACGCCATATTTTACGTGCATGAGCAAGAGCTTGAATCAATCCACAACCCGCATCCCTTGGATTACCGGTATTTGGAAGATTATATCGAGGATGTGGAGGAAAACGGACAGATCAAGATAGTCAAAGAGGATACCGCTATTGTTGACGGCATAACTGTTAAACATACGCCGGTCCACACCAAAGGGGGGCTGACTGTGTTCATTGATACGCCAAAAGGCAAAGCAGCCATCACCGGTTTTTGCATCATTGAAGAAAATTATAATCCCCCGCCGGAAATCAAAGGGATGGAAATGGACGTTATCCCGCCGGGCACCCATGTGGATGCTTATTTGGCATATGATATCATGGTGCAGGTAAAAAAAGAGGCGGACATTCTTATCCCTTTGCATGAACCCCGGTTTGCCTGCGGCGACGCCATAGGCGTTTAA
- a CDS encoding response regulator, translated as MKPEQILVVDDERRVVQSIKRCLTREGFRVFCAYDGLQAVTLFNTQKFDLVLLDISMPGMDGYETMARMLELDSEVLVVIMTGFASVESAVAALKQGAWDYLKKPFEFADLIKTVKNGIAQRHLIAEKKFYAARLEASEKKYHHMVDNSPDLIFTLNENFCFSFANQQFQTLLGYSPQGLKNTPFDTILHEDDRGKLSRLFQAGGPPAQELSPGCSIALNLRFRKAGVEENRYDPFYAFAFMEMKASVLTPPDTESAQEFKGIYAVARDVTERMRLETQLRQAQKMEAIGTFASGIAHDFNNILMSIQGYASLVKIGFNKDSEVYKRLSNIDEYVQNGAEMTHQLLDFSRKNSRQAATTQNINYLLKTSAKMFARTRKDIIIRQELDKNLWPIMVDVIQINQVLMNLFVNAWHAMPKGGRIAIKSQNVAIDNSQAQKLGLDQAGDYIRICVADTGTGMDKETLSRIFDPFFTTKAPGRGTGLGLATAYGIIKAHKGAFQVKSSPGKGSIFIFFLPAVKDRTFTNHVRPSAVNKSRLIQGKGRILLVDDEKEVIEVCKEMLEALGYEVLVAGAGAQAISVVQNDVKGIDLMILDVVMPGMDGVQTYNAVRHLNPNLRVLVCSGLAPKEDIRQMIENGCRDFLLKPFDIAKLSEKIESVFNA; from the coding sequence ATGAAACCTGAACAGATTCTTGTTGTCGACGATGAAAGACGGGTTGTCCAAAGCATCAAGAGATGCCTGACCAGAGAGGGATTTCGCGTCTTCTGTGCTTATGATGGTCTTCAGGCTGTCACCTTGTTTAATACCCAAAAATTTGACTTGGTGCTGCTGGATATTTCCATGCCTGGGATGGATGGATATGAAACCATGGCCAGGATGCTTGAGCTGGACAGTGAAGTCCTTGTCGTCATAATGACCGGATTCGCCTCGGTAGAGTCTGCAGTCGCGGCACTAAAACAGGGCGCCTGGGATTACCTGAAAAAACCCTTTGAATTTGCGGATCTAATTAAAACCGTTAAAAACGGAATTGCCCAACGACATCTGATTGCTGAAAAAAAATTCTATGCTGCCCGCTTAGAGGCCTCTGAAAAAAAATACCACCACATGGTTGACAATTCACCGGATCTGATTTTCACACTGAATGAAAACTTCTGTTTCTCTTTTGCCAATCAACAGTTTCAAACCCTTCTGGGGTATTCACCCCAAGGCCTGAAAAACACGCCGTTTGACACGATTCTCCACGAGGATGACCGCGGTAAACTGTCCCGGCTGTTCCAGGCCGGCGGTCCGCCGGCCCAAGAACTCTCCCCCGGCTGCAGCATTGCACTGAACTTGCGCTTCAGAAAAGCCGGTGTCGAGGAAAACAGATATGATCCCTTTTATGCCTTTGCATTCATGGAGATGAAAGCCTCGGTTCTTACCCCGCCGGATACGGAATCCGCCCAAGAGTTCAAAGGTATTTATGCAGTGGCCAGAGATGTCACCGAGCGTATGCGACTTGAGACTCAGCTTCGCCAGGCCCAAAAAATGGAAGCCATCGGCACGTTCGCCAGCGGCATTGCCCATGATTTCAATAATATTCTCATGAGTATACAGGGGTATGCCTCCCTGGTTAAAATAGGATTCAACAAAGATTCAGAGGTATATAAGCGGTTGTCCAACATTGACGAATATGTTCAAAATGGTGCCGAAATGACGCATCAACTTCTGGATTTCTCTCGCAAAAACAGCCGGCAGGCAGCCACGACACAGAATATAAATTATCTGCTCAAGACCTCAGCCAAAATGTTCGCCCGTACCAGAAAAGATATCATCATTCGCCAGGAACTGGACAAGAATCTTTGGCCCATAATGGTGGATGTAATTCAGATCAATCAGGTGCTCATGAACCTGTTTGTCAATGCATGGCATGCCATGCCCAAAGGCGGCAGGATTGCGATAAAATCTCAAAATGTAGCCATAGATAACTCCCAGGCCCAAAAGCTTGGTCTTGACCAGGCCGGAGATTATATCCGAATTTGTGTAGCAGACACAGGGACAGGCATGGACAAAGAGACCCTCTCTCGCATATTTGATCCTTTTTTTACCACCAAGGCCCCGGGCCGGGGAACCGGCTTAGGGCTTGCCACAGCATACGGAATCATCAAAGCCCACAAGGGCGCCTTTCAGGTCAAATCCTCCCCGGGCAAGGGCAGTATCTTCATATTTTTTCTACCGGCGGTAAAGGATAGGACGTTCACAAATCACGTCCGGCCGTCGGCGGTAAATAAAAGCCGCCTTATTCAGGGCAAGGGCCGTATACTTTTGGTAGATGATGAAAAAGAGGTAATAGAGGTCTGCAAAGAGATGCTTGAAGCCCTTGGTTACGAAGTCCTTGTTGCAGGAGCCGGGGCCCAGGCCATATCCGTTGTTCAAAATGATGTCAAAGGAATTGACCTGATGATTTTGGATGTCGTCATGCCCGGCATGGACGGCGTTCAGACCTATAACGCTGTACGGCATCTGAATCCAAATCTCCGGGTGCTGGTCTGTTCCGGGCTTGCGCCAAAAGAGGATATCCGGCAAATGATCGAAAACGGTTGCAGGGATTTTTTATTAAAACCCTTTGATATCGCCAAACTGTCGGAAAAAATTGAATCTGTATTTAATGCCTGA
- a CDS encoding heavy metal-binding domain-containing protein produces MEQLIIFIVLIMLGYFFGRMAESKHYRSIEEREEFWITRPASTYKTISDSKRMIRKSELVSGNVVISVDYFKRIVAGLRNLFGGEVRVYETLLDRARREALLRLHESCEDADEIINLRLETSSIYKGKRKQVGSVEVLAFGTAVYFEHN; encoded by the coding sequence ATGGAACAGCTCATAATTTTTATCGTTTTGATCATGCTGGGTTATTTTTTCGGTCGCATGGCTGAATCAAAGCACTACCGATCCATTGAAGAACGGGAAGAGTTCTGGATAACCCGGCCGGCCAGCACCTATAAAACGATCAGCGATTCAAAACGCATGATACGCAAAAGCGAACTGGTTTCCGGCAATGTGGTCATTTCCGTGGATTATTTTAAACGCATTGTTGCGGGCTTACGCAATCTTTTCGGCGGAGAGGTTCGCGTGTATGAGACCCTGTTGGACCGGGCCCGGCGAGAAGCGTTGCTGCGGCTGCATGAATCCTGCGAGGATGCAGATGAAATCATTAATCTGCGCCTGGAAACCTCATCCATTTACAAAGGCAAAAGAAAACAGGTGGGATCTGTGGAGGTCCTGGCGTTTGGTACGGCTGTTTATTTTGAACACAACTGA
- a CDS encoding ADP-ribosylglycohydrolase family protein has translation MDASKTKDRAAGAVMGAFIGDALALGPHWYYDLAELRRDYGDWIDGYTAPMPGRYHDGLKAGQLSQAGFILSLMAESLVENNGYNQADFCRRMDEDLFPLLDGTPVAGPGNYTSQSIRDAWRKRVQQNQARAILTGALTGAQVGLSKIPNRFIDGLEQKNRLQKLAESLAQSF, from the coding sequence TTGGACGCCTCAAAAACAAAAGACCGGGCAGCCGGTGCCGTTATGGGCGCGTTTATCGGAGATGCCCTGGCCTTAGGCCCGCATTGGTACTATGACCTTGCCGAACTTCGCCGGGATTATGGAGATTGGATTGACGGATATACGGCCCCCATGCCAGGTCGTTACCATGATGGCCTGAAAGCAGGGCAACTGTCCCAGGCCGGTTTTATCCTGTCTCTCATGGCAGAGTCTTTGGTTGAAAACAATGGGTACAATCAAGCGGATTTCTGCCGACGGATGGACGAGGATCTTTTCCCTCTGTTAGACGGCACACCGGTGGCAGGCCCCGGCAATTACACCAGTCAGTCCATTCGTGACGCCTGGCGAAAACGAGTTCAGCAAAACCAGGCCCGAGCCATTCTCACCGGCGCTTTGACCGGTGCGCAGGTCGGCCTAAGCAAAATCCCGAACAGATTCATTGACGGCCTTGAGCAGAAAAATAGGCTTCAGAAACTGGCTGAATCCTTGGCACAATCCTTTTAA
- a CDS encoding metalloregulator ArsR/SmtB family transcription factor has protein sequence MTNTDTCEQKCINPEEVKKTMDAMPSPETVLGLSEIFKALSDASRIKIVTALLDREHCVCDLAVLCQQSESAVSHQLRVLRTLRIVKNRRQGKIVYYSLDDDHVRSLLQMSIEHISH, from the coding sequence ATGACAAATACGGATACCTGCGAACAAAAATGCATCAACCCTGAAGAGGTCAAAAAAACCATGGACGCGATGCCGTCACCTGAAACCGTCCTAGGGCTTTCCGAAATATTCAAAGCACTGTCAGATGCCTCCCGAATAAAAATTGTCACAGCACTTCTGGACCGTGAACATTGTGTCTGTGATCTTGCCGTGCTTTGCCAACAAAGCGAATCTGCCGTATCTCACCAACTTCGGGTTCTGAGAACCCTTCGAATCGTTAAAAACCGCCGCCAAGGGAAAATCGTTTACTATTCCCTGGATGACGACCATGTCCGTTCATTGCTTCAAATGAGCATTGAACACATCTCCCACTAA
- the nifS gene encoding cysteine desulfurase NifS: protein MIYTDNNATTQVADEVIEEMLPYLGKFYGNPSSMYGFADTVNKKVQQARERVADLINSDPDEIIFTSCGTESDNAAINAALSAFPQKKHIITTEVEHPAIRSLCIYLQEKKGYKVTFVPVDKKGRLDLDILYNGMSDATAVVSVMWANNETGVIFPIAEIAQKAKEKGVWFHTDAVQATGKIPIDVKAAGVDMLSLSGHKIHAPKGIGVLYVKKGIKFSPFLVGGHQEKGRRGGTENTASIIAMGKACELAKAHLPLMDTQVRQIRDYLETRLLETIPATSVNGDTENRLPNTLSIGFDAVEGESILMLMNQAGICASSGSACTSGSLDPSHVLMAMQVPFKSAHGTIRFSLSHYNTKSEMDTIVETLIPAIDRLRQMSPFWKNGKVV, encoded by the coding sequence ATGATCTACACTGATAATAATGCAACCACCCAAGTGGCCGACGAAGTGATTGAAGAGATGCTGCCGTACTTAGGGAAATTTTACGGCAACCCGTCTTCAATGTATGGCTTTGCGGATACGGTGAATAAAAAAGTCCAGCAGGCCAGGGAGCGGGTGGCAGACCTGATCAATTCAGACCCTGACGAAATTATCTTCACATCCTGCGGTACTGAAAGCGACAATGCAGCCATTAACGCCGCCCTAAGCGCGTTTCCACAAAAAAAACATATCATAACCACAGAAGTTGAACACCCGGCCATCAGAAGTCTCTGCATTTACCTGCAGGAAAAAAAAGGGTACAAGGTAACCTTTGTGCCGGTGGATAAAAAGGGGCGTCTTGATCTTGACATCCTTTACAACGGCATGTCGGATGCTACCGCCGTTGTCTCCGTCATGTGGGCAAATAATGAAACCGGGGTGATATTTCCCATTGCTGAAATTGCGCAAAAAGCAAAGGAAAAAGGAGTATGGTTTCATACGGATGCAGTCCAGGCTACCGGGAAAATTCCCATTGACGTTAAGGCTGCCGGCGTGGACATGCTGTCCTTGTCAGGACATAAAATCCATGCACCCAAGGGAATTGGCGTGCTTTATGTCAAAAAAGGCATCAAATTTTCGCCCTTTCTGGTCGGTGGGCACCAGGAAAAGGGCCGTAGGGGCGGCACGGAAAACACCGCATCCATCATCGCCATGGGCAAGGCCTGTGAACTTGCAAAGGCCCATCTTCCCCTGATGGACACCCAGGTTCGCCAAATCCGGGATTACCTTGAGACACGCCTCTTAGAGACCATTCCGGCAACGTCCGTAAACGGGGATACAGAAAACCGCCTGCCCAATACCTTGTCCATCGGCTTTGACGCCGTTGAGGGCGAATCCATCCTCATGCTGATGAACCAGGCCGGCATATGCGCATCTTCGGGTTCCGCCTGCACCTCGGGCTCCCTGGATCCTTCCCATGTGCTCATGGCTATGCAGGTGCCCTTTAAATCCGCCCATGGCACCATTCGATTTTCATTGTCTCACTATAATACCAAATCAGAAATGGACACCATTGTAGAAACCCTGATCCCGGCCATTGATAGATTGCGCCAGATGTCGCCATTCTGGAAAAACGGAAAAGTTGTGTAA